The DNA region AAGCCTGTAAGATAAATATAGAGAGGATGTTTTGAAGATCTAAGTAGTAATTTCTGCATAGCTAAAGAGCAAGATATATGTGAAACTCTTGTAGTGAGATTTCACCTTTTTGTAAGGATTGTATTTGGCTTTGGCACgcttttaatgcaaaattggtaaagtatgaaatatgtagaaagaaaaagtgattggacTATTGATAGTCGAGAATGAGGCTCATCTCGTAAGAGAGAAAAACATACCAAAAAAGAAAGATAGTCATTTTTGTGGGACGGGcctaaaattgaaaaagaatacttttttttataggaCAGAAATTGAAGAGATGTTTGAGTACAGCTTCTTTGTCTGGTTTATGAATTTCTAAAACAGGAGACATACAAACATGGGGTTGGTTGATTTGGAAGGCAGATCACAATCATCATTATTATCTTCAAACGGACAATTAATGTTTAAATCGAATAGTTTGAACTTTGAACTGTAATTATGAGAGGGGACATTTACTTCTAAGCTAATCATTCTTACATGTGATATAATTAATCCAATGTTTTAAACTAGTCTATTTTCTCCACTAATCTTTTATGCAAAAAAAGGCCCCTCCCTCCACATGCTTTACATTGTAATCTTTTGGTCTTTCAAATTTCCTAGTGATTGGCTTTTATGAGTTTTTGCACATAAAATACTTATAATGTAGAAAATGGTGTGAAACAAATTTTACCCTGAAGTGCTTTCTGTAACTTTTgccttttaaatttatatatccATGCGTACAACTTTTAACAGAAGAAAAATACGGGCCAGAATATTACAAAGTGGCATATATAATAATGTGGGCTCTGTCATCCCCTAATACTATTTCTACTACATTCTTTTTTTCGTACATTACTGATTACGCCATAAAATTTATCATCTTCAAATtgttctctcttattttactaattatgtattaaaacttATACCGTCCCCAAATTGTTTATTTATATGGGACGAAGGAAGTGAGATTAAAAGATGTAAAAACCTAGTCTTCAAAACAAGACCTAAAATCAAATGATCACAGTGCAAGTAACAAAAATGTTAAACTTGCACATtgatcattttaaaatattaatatacaaaaagaaaaagaaaaaaactacaAACAAAATTTGAAAGTTACTCTATTTGTCTGTCCCATCCAAATGCTTCTTTTAAGCACTCATTTTAGAAAAAgatatttaataattaaagtgaaaacataataaagtaagagagagcaCATAAAGAAGTGTCTTGTTTATGTTTGATTAGGTTATTTGATCAAACATCACTCCTACTTTAGGCTAAAACTCAGAAATTGAAGTCGCAAGGCAATATATAGTaccaaaatagtactcccttcgtcccatagtagatgtcacactttcctttttagtatgtGCCACAAAAGctgtcacatttcctctttcaGAAAAAGTTCCTTCTCAcatgaattaaaaaattatattttctctcaccacttaacacacaaaataacatctcctaaaatctcgtgtcatctctcaagtgtgacatctactatgggacggagggagtaccaaaaAACCAAGAAAATACAACAGATgagattaaaattaataaacaaacTTATCACATTGAGTTTTATAGTAATTGCTGACTGTAGCAGATCACCATTTCATCTATAACAAACTCAGGAACAAATGAAAGGTACAACTGAACAAAAAAAGTAGGCACTTGGTATTACAAATTGCCAAATATTATTAGTTTTGTAACATAAATTAATAGAAACAGCTATAAAAAGTTTTGTTTCCTCTGCAGACTAACAAAATAGCAACAACGTAGTAGTATCACACAGAGAGGTTGCTAGATCATGAACAATAAACAGTTAAATAGAGacactagtagtagtagtagtagtacacaTCGCCAGAATATTTCCCACAAAATCTGTGACCAATCAGTAATTTGGTATCCCAAATTTCATTCAATttagaaatgaaatttttgtCCAACTTGGCTGCAAAAACAAAATTCCAAGATTAGGGGACAAGTTTAGTACAGTACAAGCTCAGGGAGAAAATTAATGGAAATCTTACCAGCTTGTTAGCGCATCACACATTCTGTGTTTTGCTCGGTTTAACCTGTGGTTTTTCCTCGTTCTGATTCTGCAGTCGATGTCATCTGACAAAGGGTAAGATTTTTCGTTGAATGTGTTTGAGTTTGCAGTTTATTCTTAAACCACAAAGGGAACTCTCTAGAAACATATTGCAAATGCCTTGCTACATGCAACTAACATCGGACCCTGAAACGACCAACCTACACTTTAGTGAAGGGTAATCTATTACTCACCTGGGCAACTCGAGAAGTTTCAAAACATCAACTTTCTTATGGTGTTATCACAAGATATGAGTGACCCAACACAATCGGGGGAGCTCCATGGACGAGGAGCCTATAGAGAGCCAGCTAATCTCCCATAATGACAACTAATACTCCTAGATGTAGATATAGATGATAGAAGGTTTTTTTGGATTGTTAGAAATAGGTTAAGGAATGTAATGAGGAGGTCTCAAGGTTTTTGGATTGTTGGCAATACGTCAAGGAAAGTATCGAGGGGATTCATATACTTGAGCAGCAGAGAGGACCAGACATGATCCTCCACCCGCCGTACGTGAGTTTTTTCAGTTAGATAATACTTATAGACCAAAAGAGTCAAACATATTTCcatcttctttttcttattttctcacCATAAGTTCTTTGTCTGAACAAGATACAAGGGAACTAGCTAGGTAGAAGTTCATTCCAAGAAGAGATTGGAGGAGATCAGGTCAAAAAGAAAACCTACAGTGTGAGCAACCTCTTACTCATACATGTAGTATTAAAAATTCCGCAACATCACTAAACCGTCTATCCTCAACAATAAGTCGaacatttattaaaagaatGACAAGTAGGCACATAATTTTTAATAACCTATATTGTACAACTGCACACCCTCTTAATCTTCTACTCCATTAGCTTGAAAAGAATAATTTTCACCAGATTATGCAAATAAGCTATGCTTTCCTATACTATTATCTTCAAAGTGCACTCTTTCTCCGGCTAGTCGCCTCTTACTCCAACGACAACAAAATGAGTTCATCCTGATTTCTTCCTAGTAATCTTTCAGTAATGCCCGCCCCCGCGAACATAACCAGCTTACCCAATCCAAATAAATTCAGCCCATTCTTCCACAAAGAACTAAACTTTCAACcttgaaaagaataaaaatctAAACTTTCCCCCTATTGATGAAATGCAAATTTAAAGAGAGGGATAGTTGCAGGAAGGAAAACAcccaaaaaattgaaaagtaaCTAAACTTcccaataacaaaacaaaatatggtaGTAGTAGCCATGAAACCCTCAGTCACACAAAATTACCTTTCCATTGCTTTCATAGTAatcatccaatgcccactgaTATTTTGACTGATTCAAGCCAAACCAGTGTGCAACATGCTCGTCTAAACTCGCATACGCTGCATATAtacatcaaatcaaatcaaactaaaataaaatctttAATGTTACCAATGCACATTTGACACCTAGATATTTGTGGGGtagtaataaaatacaaaatctcTATAGTGTGAATCCATTGTAAAATTTCATGCCTAATGAAGCAACCACAcattgtaaaatttcaagattttataaaaaatacattatcaATCCAGCCTCAACCGTTACCCTCTggtgatattttttatttatgttattttgtcatttgtacaatatttaaagtttgcatttgattaatcctgataaattaaaaagaaaaagaaaagggtaCAAATGAGAGTAGTACCAGTTTGAAGCTTGGCTAGAGCGTCCcagaagaaagtaaaagaagaaggGTTTTCTTTATAGAATTGGGCAGGCGGAGCCATCACTGGCGGCGGCGAGGGAGCTTGGAGAGATTCCCGCTTGGGCTCTGCATTCGGCGTGGATGGAGGCGTCATGAACACCGTGTAAGGCCCGATCTTCCCGATCCTCGGCAGCGGAGTACCTGATTCACTCTTCATTGCCATTTTTAATTCGATTGCGAAATTGAGAGAGCTGAATTCTTTCTTCTGCAGTCTTTAACTTTTCCCTTTCTTTAAGACAAGGCGCAGAAGCGAAGCGAGATTAGATTTAGCTTAGATTGGAAGAAGGCTGCTGTgtgtggttttttttttaagacCATCCAcgataggaatagcccagcaatagccatagctagccactgccacattaTCAGCACTCAAAATccccctgccacatcatcaaaacaagcaaatagcccaacaatagcccagccatagcctagccacataatatccacatcactattaacaaatatatacaaaatgaaataattaacaatcacacaatatacgaaatttaatttacgagacatatacgggaaaagtttaataataatattaaaattaaaaaagtacaataatttaaaaaaatacattaatttaaaaaaaatacaataataaaaatgagtgtcaattcactcctcgtctccgtcgccgccgcctccgtcgctgtaGCCACCATcgtcgccgccaccaccgccgccgccgccgccggtctccctccgtgccgcctccaactcgtcctgcaggctcatgagcaaggtttgaagcacgctcttctccacgggatccgtcgccacccgccattcggccatcgtcttgatcaactgagcgcgcgtttgggcgcgagcgaagaatttaagatcctcggtggattggccaaggggggatgccgactggacctcctgggaagccccggcgttccccctcgcctcccgctgagcgcgcttgcgccccatcgggcgaggtcggccaccgaccgaacgcggcgtgTGGAAgtcctgcgtcgtctcggggaggtcgtgggaaccaccgctgctgccgctgaaatcgccggtgtagttcagtcgttgcttcttcggccagccagagtcgacacctactcggaacttctcggactcgttcagcacaagatagcagttccagtaggtgaagtccttgtatacccccttcagtgggaaggctttctcagctattctcctgcagtcctcctccgtttggccactgctcatcatgcggagtgcgttggtgtacaaacccgaaaatcgggagaccgcacccctgattcggttccaggccttccggcaatcctccccgttgcgtggcctcccctccgggcaaaatctcttgtaggctgctgctatcttgccccacatgttgacgatcctctgctcgttcgaaacgagaggatcgtcgcaaacactcacccacgtcttgcagagcgcgacgttctcctcgtccgtccacctcctccgtacctcctcctcacccggctgcgacaactcgccgaccttcttcttccCTTCTTCGCGGGGGCGCCACGCCCCCGCTCTGCCCCCCCTTCAACGAGAGTTTCCGGAGCTCCGGGAGTATCAAACACCaagtcatctaaggagaaattatcaaaccccaagggcgtttgggtcgatgtgtgcgatgaaccagtcgaaaaatctaaactggggcgatagacatccccgtcgtcgccggggaccccccagaagtccactgtgtagccggtacgacccccggagtcccctgtgtcggaggtacccccccgggcatcatctgcatcccgggtgcccatccCGTTGGTGCCCACCCCGGTATCGCCGGATActcggcggactccccccccgTTGGTGGCCCGGAatacatctgctgccacgggtgcatgttgtagtacccgggcatctgaccccatccacttcccacggggatcgacagagtttgtgacccgctactcccagaactaggctcgttgttgagattcATTTcccttgttgatcttgtacagaaattaagatagagagagtactcgttaaaacaagtggtgcgaatgaaaatgacgagcaaagcgcgtatatatagtgtttcggaaaaaaaaatttaaatttcgcgctaggcgatccgggcgctgcaatagcgccgaacggaccgcccagcgcaccgcccagcgccggcgctcggctgggcgctcggctgggcgacattgtggatggtctaaaggAGGTAAAGTGAACTGTCGTCTTTGGAGTGTGAAATGCTGCACACTGTTACAGATACAGGGCTATTGCTTTAatcttatttaaaattattattatcattttttaatgaACGTTTTTTTCAGTTATACAAGTaaaaatactacctccgtcccgggtaagatgacacattttttggTCGGCACGGAATTTTAGTAATTAttgattaatatatttaattggatAGAGAACAagtggttgagtgtattaattgaagagagggttttcaaaaaaggaaatgtgtcatcttagttgagacaaactaaaaaggaaaacttaTCATCTtaaatgggatggagggagtaaaataTAGCCTAAAACAGAAATAACATTATCTCTATTTTTCTTTCCTCTTACTTTATATTCTCTTTGCGTAACTCACAAAAAAATACTTTCtatatttcataaaaataggtcatactcccttcgtccgccatttaaagagtcattttgattcggcatgagttttaagaaattgtttgactttttaaagaaaagtaaaatgagaaaGTGAGTGGGGTGTGGGAcccatttaaagtattagttttatattggattgtaagtataaaaagttggtggaatgtaaGGTCCGCATACTAAAAGTGtaataaagtaaatggttctaTAAACCATTGATAaaccaaaatggtaaaaaaggTTCTTTAAATGATAgactgagggagtatttttttaacttTCTATAAAAATAATCCATATATATGAAAATGCATTTCAATATCATTTGATTTGTACACTTATTGATGCATTTAGACTTCTATTGGTTTATTACTTTGCTGGCAAATTATATTTCCTAATATTTTTCTTACTTCTTTATTTATATCTTAATTAATCCAAACTATTTCCATTTAACACTACtgctttaatttattttgatcacatattaagatatcaataaaattccaaTCAGGAGAAATATTGACGATGGATATAAAATAGATTATCATTAAACACTCACTAAATTTGTGAAAATGGGCAGTGAACTTGACTTTTCCTTGAAAGAGATATGTATAAGTCTAGATATAGTATTCATGAGTTTTTTCCCAATCtatgtttttataattaaatcaattgaatgtATGGAACACATGTTACAAACTTCAACTTGGGTACACCAAGGATATGGAATTTCCAAATTGGCCCGAATTTTTGGTGAAAGCAAATAACCACTTGGCAAACCTTAAGGATAATCAAACAAGGACAACAAAGGCAACAACTAAAGAAACAACGTTGAGGACGTCTCAGGGTGATGCTGCCCACAAACCCAAAGGGGAAGGTTCGGGCCTCGTTAAAACCTTTCAGGACCAAAAACCCAAAGGGAAAAAAGATCTCAAAAGGAAAAAGAGTACCCAAGTGAGTAGCACCATGAGACAATCTAAAATTTTGACACTGGTATTGAGGATCCAGGGATCGTTCCTATCCTCCTTCTCATATCTCTAGGAGGTGTTACAATACTAGAACATGGGGGAACTGTAAGTAGAGTAGGCTATATGTGGTCGATTTAACTTGGAACACAATCCTTGCCGCATCAAATAACATCCCATTAAAGATATGGAAAGGGACGGGCCTCGTTAAATCTTTCAGGATCAAAAACCCAAAGGAAAAAAAGATctcaaaaggaaaaaaagtacCCAAGTGAGTAACACCATGAGACAATCTAAAATTCTGACACTGGCATTGAGGATCCAAGGGTGTTTCTTATCCTCCTTCTCATTTCTTCGGGAGGTGTTGCAATAGTTGATCATGGGGGAACCGTGTGTAGAGTAGGCTATTTGTGGTCGATTTGACTTGGAACACAATCCTTGCCACAAAAAATGACTTCCCATCAAAGATATGGGGGTTGTCAGCCTTCCAAATGAAGTAAATTAAGGCCATGAGAGCAATACATAATACGCCTTGCTTTTTGCACGATAGCTCTCTTGATAGTTGTGATTCTTCTACGAAGGCCAATCCAGAATCTGACCTCCTCCAAAATTTTCTATGTTTCGGTACATTTGAAGAAAAGATGCTCAATTGACTCATGCAGTGTGCAAAGAGCACATGATTTGTTAATAGTCTTGTACTTGTAATCTACAGTGAAGAGCAAGCCAAGCAATGAACGAATACCTCGGCAGGATGAAGTCCTTCCACACAAATTTCGACCAAAATCTTCTTTTCCCTATTGGTTGATGAAAGCTGCTccttttgttcttttcttcGGATTCTCCTGTCATCGTGGACTGCTCAGGCTAAActgtcaaactgatccagctggccAATGTATGCCCCTTTTTACCTACGACTGTGGTTAAATGGGTCAAGTGGAAattcaaactgatcaacttgacttaaTTTAACCTTGAGTGTGCAGATGGAGGAACTCAgggctttcaaaaccttaacctaCAATACTATAGatttagtaaagggaagtaaggatcgatcccacagagacgaTGTGTTCTACATTTGTTGAAGACAAGATGGGAATGGCTACTGCCAAGCTTTACGgagtgggttaagttaaactactgGACTAACTGAACTGATCAACTTGCTAGACGGAACtaaaatctacttgatcaactcatactACGATTTCCTGAAATGTCCAAACATAATAAAGTGAACGAATGTCAGTCTTCTACAAAACGTACGGCAAAGTAAACCTcttctaacaacttcatcttcctcGCAGAATCAAAAGAAAACCGAGTATAAGCAGATCTGAACATTTCCGGACacttgtaacccaacaaacttAACTTAACAAACTTGCAGCTTCAAAACTACGCTAAGTAATTAAACTACATCTCCGTAAATAAACGACATAGATataatcatgcagaaatcaCAAATCAActatcagatctaaacatcctaaaacaCTTTATCCATGATTTCTTCACAATCAAGCAGAATTCGTAAGTTAAAGCCAGATCCAACAGATTAAACAGTAGCAAAACACTCAGCTAAGGCATTTATCATACATCATAATTCAAAAGTAAATCAGAGAATTCATGCATGGTAAACAAAATATTTCAACGTTAACCAAAATCATAACACCAAATCTAATGCATTATGAACATCCAGAGTTTGCTACAGCATAAACGTAGACCCAACTGaaacaaaataaactaaaatagaGATTGTTTCATCGTCCCTTCTCAGAACGGAATTACAGAAGCAAATTGCTAAAAGTGCAAGAACCAACACCCAACCACTACTAGActagaaacactaaaatcaagTATGCGTGTGACAGAAATCATGAGTTTTGAGTGTTGGGAGCCACCATTTCAACCCAAGGGGAGAGCTGAAGTCAAGATGAGTGTTGCCTCCTTCCTCttctctatttccatttataggaaggcgtgaggtcttgatcccTAGGGCAACTATCCTTCGAAAAGTCTCCCTTGCCCCTTGCCTTTGGGGACCTTTCTTGTGTTGCGCTCCATCTCCTAATCTGATGCTCCTACCGCATGCCATATAATCTGACTTGAACTGTTTGGGCAACAAATTAACTTATTTTCCTTGATCCGTTCATCCGCCCAACTGATCTGTTAGATTAGACGTTAGATTACAGAATGGGGTGTAGTTTTATCAcggaacacatgcatgaaacgaacCTTATCAGTTGAACCAATCATGCGTTTCTTGTGTGCTTTTCGGGTTGTTCCACTTGGTCAGAAGATGGACAACTTTTTTCTCTTGAACACTTCAAAAGCAAGTCGTCTCGGATTGAGATAATGTGCTTGAGTACAAGTGAgtcatgttttgtttttggtCTCCATTCCCAAAACTCTGCATCAAGGATGATCTTCATATGATCCTATTGGATCCACAGCGTGTCTTTCTTGGTAAACAGATTCCATAGGATTTTTGCATGAAGGGCGGAGTTCCACATTTCCAACTTCCAAGTCGTGAAGGCCGAGACCCTCCTTTTCCTCTGGTAAGTAAACGTCCTTCCAAGTGACATTCGCATTCTTCGACCACCAAAGGAGTTGTCTTGAAATAGTCACGATTATTGTGATATTCGTCCCTTGAAGAGGAAAAGCTTGGAGCCAATATGCCTCCAACCCCTACAAACAAGACCGAATGAGTTCTAAACGTCCTACAAAAGAAAGAGACTTACCCTTCCATTTTTTTACGGTTGAGGCTATCTTTTCAGTCAATTGGGAATAATCTGCCACAACAGGTTGTCTGCAGGGCTATTGTAGTCCCATGACATTCCAAGTTTTCAGAATCATCTAGACGGGTTAGCATGCAACGATGACACGTCCTTGAGACGGGCTGAACATGATGAAGAGCACTTCTAtgaatgatttttctttctcaCTTTCCTCGGATCAATATTGTTTTTGGGCAGCGAAAGCGTGaatcaaataaatcagataataaTTGCGATCTATATAgcatattatttagacaaaatctattctcgtaattatcacatgtatcatgctcgtaacttgaattaaacatactttaagtataattgaaacctaaaacatgcttttctacgtAGTAGGAAAAATACCTTGATGATTTTCCAAAGAATCAACGATAGCTCGCTACTTCTCCTCGTGAAGATGTCaagtactagaccacggatcttttGGCTGGTTctcgaactgtattccgatatcAGTGTGAACTGATCTCCCCGGGACTTGAATAAATAGGGCAGAAAAAAATTCAATCTCACAGAGGAGAGCTGAAGGAGAAAAATCATCCCCTACGGTATATGGGAGTGGACTAAAATTTTgaggaaaaataaagtatattttctgtctcatttattctctcctatttatattaagttccttTTGAGCCCAGACAtagatctatggaaggttttggatatgacctcccccaattagttttttactaattaaattgaactccaatttaatacaagcttatattggaatattattagcaGCCACTACGAAATAATATTGCAATggccatccaaatctgaaattacaagtaatttgGGTTTCCGTGTTGTTGTTTATTTCCCGCtattaagatataaatgtccactaattaattaatgtctgctatagatataatcaattaacatcttattaattccaagagtggactcaacATGAAACACtcatttattattcatagagtaatcaaactccaactagctaggttccgaataataaaaccttgtttcgcgctcctcttgaggacattatcaaacgagactcgcCTAGCatacgattcaacataatagcaatcttagcaccgctagatattaatcaccactacccaatatattaGGATtgttgggttgcgaaaaacctgcaccatttgataagtcaaagtggtgcataatcaatactgtatgctctatgctaacgtacattgattaagaagtaaacatttatcaagacctcgtctttcagtagatagaataaagacttgtctcggcgttagatccgttcagtgctctaccacaccaatgtcatatTATTTCAGTAAGAcctagaaatatgcggactaacattgcaaccatttacgataggtagtctaggtctatctaggttgtgaaattcttatttttctttgttcagaactgaccgtgttaccttaaattgaaCGTCGCCCaaaaccggtctactaaaacaaagacttagactttgttaagttgcTTATACAttgaaatatgcaataaacatccattaaatgtaatacataacaacattacgataaaaataatctgtttaattcttggaaaataaaataagagtttttacagtattcaatcactcgaaaggtgatttctagtatacaaactctaacaaaatTTGCTAC from Salvia splendens isolate huo1 chromosome 9, SspV2, whole genome shotgun sequence includes:
- the LOC121748865 gene encoding uncharacterized protein LOC121748865 isoform X3; translation: MAMKSESGTPLPRIGKIGPYTVFMTPPSTPNAEPKRESLQAPSPPPVMAPPAQFYKENPSSFTFFWDALAKLQTAYASLDEHVAHWFGLNQSKYQWALDDYYESNGKMTSTAESERGKTTG
- the LOC121748865 gene encoding uncharacterized protein LOC121748865 isoform X2, encoding MAMKSESGTPLPRIGKIGPYTVFMTPPSTPNAEPKRESLQAPSPPPVMAPPAQFYKENPSSFTFFWDALAKLQTAYASLDEHVAHWFGLNQSKYQWALDDYYESNGKGPMLVACSKAFAICF
- the LOC121748865 gene encoding uncharacterized protein LOC121748865 isoform X1 — protein: MAMKSESGTPLPRIGKIGPYTVFMTPPSTPNAEPKRESLQAPSPPPVMAPPAQFYKENPSSFTFFWDALAKLQTAYASLDEHVAHWFGLNQSKYQWALDDYYESNGKNQNEEKPQVKPSKTQNV